Proteins from one Pithys albifrons albifrons isolate INPA30051 chromosome 2, PitAlb_v1, whole genome shotgun sequence genomic window:
- the ODC1 gene encoding ornithine decarboxylase: MSNFSKEEFELTFLDEGFTAKDILDQKINEVSSSDDKDAFYVADLGDIVKKHMRWHKALPRVTPFYAVKCNDSKAVVKTLAVLGAGFDCASKTEIQLVQSIGVPSERIIYANPCKQVSQIKHAASSGVQMMTFDSEVELMKVARAHPKAKLVLRITTDDSKAVCRLSVKFGATLKTSRLLLERAKELDLAIVGVSFHVGSGCTDPETFVQAISDARCVFDMGAELGFNMYLLDIGGGFPGSEDVKLKFEEITSVINPALDKYFPSDSGINIIAEPGRYYVASAFTLAVNIIAKKIVLKEQTGSDDEDDANDKTLMYYVNDGVYGSFNCILYDHAHVKPVLQKRPKPDDSCYSCSIWGPTCDGLDRIVERFNMPELQVGDWILFENMGAYTVAAASTFNGFQRPTIHYVMSRPAWQLMQRIKEQGFLAEVEEQDIASLPLSCAWESGIEYPATCASASINV, from the exons ATGAGTAACTTCAGCAAAGAAGAATTTGAGCTGACCTTCCTTGATGAAGGCTTTACTGCCAAGGACATCCTTGaccaaaaaataaatgaagtgtCATCTTCT GATGATAAAGATGCCTTTTATGTTGCTGACCTTGGAGACATTGTGAAGAAGCACATGCGATGGCATAAGGCCCTTCCCCGGGTAACCCCCTTCTATGCCGTAAAATGTAACGACAGCAAAGCTGTTGTGAAGACACTTGCTGTTCTTGGTGCAGGATTTGATTGTGCCAGTAAG ACAGAAATACAGCTGGTACAGAGCATTGGTGTACCATCTGAGCGAATAATATATGCAAATCCCTGCAAACAAGTATCTCAAATCAAACATGCTGCCAGCAGTGGTGTACAGATGATGACATTTGATAGTGAAGTAGAACTAATGAAAGTTGCAAGGGCCCATCCGAAAGCCAA GTTAGTCTTGCGCATTACAACTGATGATTCCAAAGCAGTTTGTCGTCTGAGTGTTAAGTTTGGAGCTACACTTAAGACTAGCAGGCTTCTTCTAGAGCGTGCAAAAGAACTTGACCTTGCCATTGTTGGAGTTAG TTTCCATGTTGGAAGTGGATGTACAGACCCAGAGACCTTTGTTCAAGCAATTTCTGATGCTCGCTGTGTGTTTGATATGGGA GCTGAACTTGGCTTCAATATGTATCTGCTTGACATTGGTGGTGGCTTCCCTGGCTCTGAAGATGTCAAGCTTAAATTTGAAGAG ATCACAAGTGTAATCAACCCAGCACTGGATAAATACTTCCCTTCAGATTCTGGAATAAATATTATTGCAGAGCCAGGAAGATACTATGTTGCATCAGCATTCACGCTGGCAGTCAACATCATTGCaaagaaaattgtattaaaGGAGCAAACAGGTTCTGATG ATGAAGATGATGCAAATGACAAAACTCTTATGTACTACGTGAATGATGGAGTCTATGGATCATTCAACTGCATCTTGTATGATCATGCACATGTTAAACCAGTTCTGCAAAAG CGGCCTAAGCCAGATGACAGCTGCTACTCCTGCAGCATATGGGGACCAACCTGTGATGGCTTAGATCGTATTGTTGAGCGTTTTAATATGCCAGAGTTGCAAGTTGGTGACTGGATCCTGTTTGAAAACATGGGTGCCTATACTGTAGCAGCAGCTTCTACTTTCAATGGATTCCAGAGGCCAACAATACACTATGTGATGTCAAGACCAGCATG gCAACTAATGCAGCGGATCAAGGAGCAAGGGTTCCTAGCTGAAGTGGAGGAGCAGGATATTGCTAGTCTGCCACTCTCTTGTGCCTGGGAAAGCGGAATTGAATATCCAGCAACTTGTGCTTCAGCTAGTATTAATGTATAG